The Streptomyces sp. NBC_00459 DNA segment GATGTACTTCTACAAACAGACCTTCCAGTTCTACGACGCCGGCTACGGCTCGGCACTCGCCTGGATGATGTTCGCCGCCATCACGGCCGCCACCGGGTTGCTCTTCTGGACGCAGCGGTTCTGGGTGCACTACGAGTACGAGGTGAAGAGCTGATGGCCGGAACCGCCATAAGGCCCAAGATCCGCGCCATGGTGACGGAACCGCAGCGCCGCTACTCCGCGGTCCCCAAGCGTCTGCGCAAACTCACCATCAGCGCCACCCTCACCCTGTTCTCCCTGATGCTGCTGGGGGTGTTCCTGGCACCCCTGGGGTACATGACGTCCACGGCACTCAAGGACACCACGCAGATCAGCGACGCACACCAGCCCCTGCTGCCACAAAGCCCACGTGAGGTGACCATCGGCGGCGAGCAGGTGCCCGTCATGCGCGTGACCGTCGAGGGGCACGTCCGCGAACTGGCGCTGGTCGAGAAGGGACGCACCGAAAGCGTCTTCGCCGACCCGGACCACCCGGACCAGCGCATCACCTGGAACGGGTCATGGCGGACACTGACACCGGCGTATGAGTTGAAGCCGCAATGGGGCAACTTCTCCGCGGTCTGGAAAGCCATGGACCTCCCGCTCCTGCTCCGCAACACCGTCGCCATCGCGGTCCTCGGTGCCGTCGGGACGGTCATCTCCTCCACGCTCGTCGCCTACGGGCTGTCGCGGTTCAGGGTGCCCTTCGCGCCGTTCATCCTGGCCTCCCTGGTGGCCGCGATCATTCTGCCGCGGTTCCTCACCATCATCCCGACCTACGCGGTGTGGCAGGAACTCGGCTTCGTCGGCACCTGGGTGCCGCTGATCGCACCGCATTTCTTCGCCAGCGCCTACAACGTGTTCCTGCTGCGGCAGTTCT contains these protein-coding regions:
- a CDS encoding carbohydrate ABC transporter permease; protein product: MAGTAIRPKIRAMVTEPQRRYSAVPKRLRKLTISATLTLFSLMLLGVFLAPLGYMTSTALKDTTQISDAHQPLLPQSPREVTIGGEQVPVMRVTVEGHVRELALVEKGRTESVFADPDHPDQRITWNGSWRTLTPAYELKPQWGNFSAVWKAMDLPLLLRNTVAIAVLGAVGTVISSTLVAYGLSRFRVPFAPFILASLVAAIILPRFLTIIPTYAVWQELGFVGTWVPLIAPHFFASAYNVFLLRQFFLSIPRELDDAAAIDGAGTLKTLWYVIIPQARPAIITVAILHFLFAYNDFFEPLVYLTGKPDLMPFSVGLYQFLGLYNSQIPLLQAGALLGMLLPILLFLFGQRIFLRGLDLSGSGK